In Haloarcula hispanica ATCC 33960, one DNA window encodes the following:
- a CDS encoding glycosyltransferase produces the protein MTAERKTLWYFIGALVVGGAERTLIDLANEVNGEEYDVTIWTIFSTNPLETELSPEVTVRSLTDAGRVANGAIEGVESPLVYLLAPLKFCLTARREQPDLIQSFLFYDNVIARLAGVFCSATIITGIREVPNEEPFVRRVIDRMTISLSDVIVSNSTAGRDYAVKRGAEEENVAVVYNGRNIEQYRTTDSAELRSELDIPTGATVVGTVGRLVERKGHFDLLDAWPTIVSEIPDAHLVFVGDGADRERLTERVDSLGCADSVHFLGTRQDVPALLGAMDVFAFPSHYEGLPGAVIEAMAAELPIVATPVDGTSDLLENYRTGLFVDVQAPDEIAWATIRLHQHQPLAETLGTAAGQRAASEFTIESMVDGFERLYQEIETEPEETPYVQPLTG, from the coding sequence ATGACAGCGGAGCGGAAGACTCTCTGGTACTTTATCGGTGCACTTGTCGTCGGTGGTGCCGAGCGCACACTCATCGACCTGGCGAACGAAGTCAACGGCGAGGAGTACGACGTCACCATCTGGACAATATTCTCTACGAACCCGCTCGAAACAGAACTCTCACCGGAGGTCACCGTTCGGTCGCTTACGGACGCTGGTCGTGTTGCGAACGGGGCGATAGAGGGCGTCGAAAGCCCGCTCGTCTATCTGCTCGCCCCGCTCAAGTTCTGTCTTACCGCCCGCCGTGAACAGCCCGATCTCATACAGTCGTTCCTTTTTTACGACAACGTAATTGCCAGGCTTGCCGGCGTGTTCTGTTCTGCAACCATTATTACCGGCATTCGTGAAGTACCTAACGAGGAACCGTTCGTACGCCGCGTTATCGATCGGATGACGATCTCACTCTCGGATGTGATCGTTTCGAACTCCACAGCGGGCCGGGACTACGCTGTTAAACGCGGTGCAGAGGAAGAAAACGTGGCGGTGGTCTACAATGGCCGGAACATCGAACAGTACCGAACGACAGACTCGGCGGAGCTGCGATCAGAGCTAGACATCCCGACGGGGGCCACTGTAGTCGGCACCGTCGGTCGTCTCGTCGAGCGGAAAGGCCACTTCGATCTGCTCGATGCGTGGCCGACTATCGTCTCCGAGATACCCGATGCACATCTCGTATTCGTCGGTGATGGTGCCGATCGGGAGCGGCTGACGGAACGGGTCGACTCACTCGGATGTGCTGATTCGGTTCATTTCCTCGGAACGCGACAGGATGTCCCAGCGCTTCTCGGTGCGATGGATGTCTTCGCCTTCCCATCTCATTACGAGGGGCTCCCAGGTGCAGTGATCGAAGCGATGGCCGCGGAGCTTCCGATCGTCGCGACACCTGTGGATGGTACTAGCGATCTGTTGGAGAATTACCGGACGGGGTTGTTCGTCGACGTGCAGGCACCCGACGAAATTGCGTGGGCCACCATCCGTCTACATCAGCACCAGCCACTCGCTGAAACGCTTGGAACCGCCGCAGGACAGCGGGCGGCAAGCGAGTTTACGATCGAATCGATGGTGGACGGGTTCGAGCGATTGTATCAGGAAATCGAGACAGAGCCCGAAGAGACCCCCTACGTACAGCCGCTGACCGGGTAA
- a CDS encoding glycosyltransferase family 2 protein codes for MPNPLVSVVLPTYKRPDRLRSAARSVAEQTYPNIELIVIDDHSPQPAADTLAGEPLRGIEVNCVRHQENRGANQARNTGIERAEGEYIALLDDDDAWDSEKIARQVTEMAESADSVGVVYTGCEYDYGDYTRDVIFTAEGDVTKDLLLGESFGEFSTLMVSADIIPQAGLPDDRFPSWQDREWLIRLSLHSEFRVIPEVLTYRNCPEGADRISNNYAEKRDISYPLMVEKHRELAAGYGRRYERAFLASLLFILGQEALRSKAYSDARTQLLKSVYYWPFRTDRWLFALAALGGRFSYKPAKNAMKTLNSIKTETITK; via the coding sequence ATGCCAAATCCGCTCGTCAGCGTTGTCCTCCCGACATACAAACGACCGGACAGACTTCGGAGTGCAGCACGGAGTGTCGCAGAGCAGACGTACCCAAACATCGAACTCATCGTCATCGACGATCACTCCCCGCAGCCGGCAGCCGATACACTTGCCGGAGAGCCGCTACGAGGTATCGAAGTCAACTGTGTCCGTCACCAAGAGAACAGAGGAGCGAACCAGGCAAGGAACACGGGCATTGAGCGGGCAGAAGGCGAGTACATCGCGTTGTTAGATGACGACGACGCCTGGGACTCCGAAAAGATTGCTCGACAGGTTACTGAGATGGCAGAGAGCGCTGACAGCGTCGGCGTAGTCTACACCGGCTGTGAGTACGATTACGGGGACTACACACGGGACGTTATCTTCACGGCGGAAGGGGATGTTACCAAAGACCTCCTTCTGGGGGAGTCGTTCGGTGAATTCTCGACACTGATGGTTTCGGCTGATATCATCCCACAGGCCGGGCTCCCTGACGACCGGTTTCCCAGCTGGCAAGATAGAGAGTGGCTGATACGACTCTCGCTACATAGCGAGTTTCGCGTGATCCCCGAAGTACTGACATATCGGAACTGTCCCGAGGGAGCGGACCGAATCAGCAATAACTACGCTGAGAAGCGGGATATCTCCTACCCATTAATGGTAGAGAAACACCGAGAACTCGCTGCAGGGTACGGACGTCGGTACGAACGGGCCTTCCTCGCGTCACTGCTGTTCATTCTTGGACAAGAAGCGTTACGTTCCAAAGCATACTCTGATGCGAGAACGCAACTACTTAAGTCAGTGTATTATTGGCCGTTTCGAACCGACAGGTGGCTGTTTGCACTCGCTGCGCTTGGGGGCAGATTTAGCTACAAGCCGGCGAAAAACGCCATGAAGACCCTCAACTCGATTAAAACTGAAACAATTACGAAATGA
- a CDS encoding sulfatase-like hydrolase/transferase translates to MEIDVENVLIYVDDAVRYNAINDDLAELGQTHKTIAASTHTPTSFGSLLTGLLPPNSNIHSFKHSVPANVRSVFDIESHEVSIAAQGGMNHSIAEMFANPPRKPIDDVEPPFVHVARRPGGHAPYDGFDWDDYEYRNETALEYLWRVSSDPETARKDYYNGVDRSFEEFKRVLQTLERRGLREDTLVIYTSDHGEVLGEYGYFGHTHLATPEVVYVPTSFIHPELDSSGENGLLHHVDILPTVASAMSSRPDFGRVDGNAEGEGRATGYTHLNHIRYGSLPGPAETFVSLTGGFERTIRSLWDEHGGHTFVDGHKTTSSIVFLALLLQKPFGRQVLHNRKLRDSYCRFLPGHQAYGAPQFTEDEARAEIADILSGESEETVRDIDEETTEQLENMGYL, encoded by the coding sequence ATGGAGATCGACGTAGAGAACGTCCTCATATACGTTGACGACGCTGTCAGATATAACGCAATTAACGATGATCTCGCGGAACTCGGGCAGACCCACAAGACGATTGCAGCATCAACACACACGCCCACGTCGTTCGGGAGTTTGTTGACCGGGCTGTTACCACCGAACAGCAACATCCACAGCTTCAAGCATTCTGTCCCTGCGAACGTCCGCTCAGTATTCGATATTGAGAGTCACGAGGTTTCGATAGCTGCTCAGGGCGGCATGAACCACAGTATTGCGGAGATGTTTGCTAATCCCCCACGGAAACCGATTGACGATGTCGAGCCACCATTCGTCCACGTTGCGCGCCGGCCCGGTGGCCACGCGCCGTACGACGGATTCGACTGGGACGACTACGAATATCGCAACGAGACCGCTCTCGAATATCTCTGGCGCGTATCGTCGGACCCGGAAACGGCGAGAAAAGACTACTACAATGGTGTAGACCGCTCGTTCGAAGAGTTCAAGCGCGTCCTCCAAACGCTTGAACGCAGAGGCCTTCGGGAAGATACCCTCGTCATCTATACCAGTGACCACGGTGAGGTCCTCGGAGAGTACGGGTACTTCGGACACACACACCTCGCGACGCCTGAGGTCGTATACGTTCCGACGTCGTTCATTCATCCGGAGCTGGACTCCTCCGGCGAGAACGGGCTCTTACACCATGTGGACATCTTACCGACGGTCGCCAGTGCGATGTCCTCGCGACCTGATTTCGGTAGGGTGGATGGGAACGCAGAGGGAGAGGGTCGGGCGACCGGCTATACGCACCTGAACCACATTCGATACGGCTCGTTACCGGGACCCGCCGAGACGTTCGTCAGTCTCACTGGCGGGTTTGAGCGGACAATCAGGAGCCTCTGGGACGAACACGGTGGCCACACGTTCGTGGACGGACACAAAACGACATCATCGATTGTCTTTCTGGCGTTGCTACTGCAGAAGCCCTTCGGTCGACAGGTCTTGCACAACAGGAAGCTTCGAGATTCATACTGTCGGTTCCTGCCGGGACATCAGGCGTATGGGGCCCCGCAGTTTACTGAGGACGAAGCGCGGGCGGAGATTGCGGATATCCTCTCCGGGGAGAGTGAGGAGACAGTACGCGACATCGACGAGGAGACGACAGAACAGCTCGAAAACATGGGTTACCTTTGA